A single Anatilimnocola floriformis DNA region contains:
- a CDS encoding S1C family serine protease, whose product MSASGRASFWRIFRTHTAGLALLGCGTFSHAFAEEPTYQQPQPVSLDARAQLHAELARDVDVFEQQHNLLKRAVKLATPSVVHIEAKRDDDSRISQKSVEEAGSGIVIEHGGKFYVVTNRHVIKYSSISNVKIKLSDGRQLTPTQVWADRETDIAILAINGKSLVPAIIGNSDKLEIGDFVLAVGSPFGLSHSVTYGIISAKGRRDLQLGDDGVTNQDFLQTDAAINPGNSGGPLMNLRGEVIGINTAIASSSGGNEGIGFTIPVNMVMVVADQLIEHGQVVRAYLGVQLDATFTREEAAAAGLSRPEGARVTGVTPRSPAEKAKLQLGDVILQYNDLHVDDDDHLINLVSLTPVNKEVELTLIRDMQTMRIRVRVGNRSELKPIAETSRHE is encoded by the coding sequence ATGTCTGCATCCGGTCGCGCTTCGTTCTGGCGAATCTTCCGCACTCACACAGCCGGTCTGGCTCTCTTGGGATGCGGCACGTTTTCTCACGCCTTCGCCGAAGAACCTACGTACCAGCAGCCACAGCCGGTTTCGCTCGATGCTCGCGCGCAACTGCACGCTGAGTTGGCACGCGATGTCGATGTCTTCGAGCAGCAACATAATTTGCTGAAGCGAGCCGTGAAGCTCGCCACGCCCTCGGTTGTACATATCGAAGCAAAACGCGACGATGACTCGCGGATCTCGCAAAAATCGGTCGAGGAAGCTGGCTCGGGAATTGTCATCGAGCATGGCGGCAAGTTTTATGTCGTGACGAACCGCCACGTCATCAAGTACTCGTCGATTAGCAATGTGAAAATCAAGCTCTCCGACGGCCGGCAACTCACGCCCACGCAGGTGTGGGCCGATCGCGAAACCGACATTGCGATTCTCGCGATCAACGGCAAGAGCCTGGTTCCCGCGATCATCGGCAACAGCGACAAGCTCGAGATCGGCGACTTCGTCCTCGCCGTCGGCAGCCCGTTTGGCTTGAGTCACTCGGTGACTTACGGCATCATTTCGGCTAAGGGGCGTCGCGATTTGCAGCTGGGCGACGACGGCGTGACGAATCAAGACTTTCTGCAAACCGATGCCGCCATCAATCCCGGTAACAGCGGTGGCCCACTCATGAACCTCCGCGGCGAGGTGATCGGCATTAACACTGCCATCGCCAGCAGCAGCGGCGGCAACGAAGGGATCGGCTTTACGATTCCCGTGAACATGGTGATGGTCGTCGCCGATCAGCTGATCGAGCACGGTCAAGTCGTGCGAGCCTATCTCGGCGTGCAACTCGATGCGACGTTCACTCGCGAAGAGGCCGCCGCGGCCGGACTATCGCGACCCGAAGGCGCTCGTGTCACCGGCGTTACTCCGCGCTCGCCAGCCGAAAAAGCCAAGCTGCAGCTCGGCGACGTCATTCTGCAATACAACGATCTACACGTGGACGACGACGATCACCTGATCAATCTCGTCAGTCTCACGCCGGTCAACAAAGAAGTAGAGCTCACGCTGATCCGAGATATGCAAACGATGCGGATCCGCGTTCGCGTCGGCAACCGCAGCGAACTCAAACCGATTGCCGAAACCTCACGGCATGAGTAA